In Colletotrichum lupini chromosome 6, complete sequence, a single window of DNA contains:
- a CDS encoding nucleotide exchange factor SIL1 → MASRRSTRTSLLPFTIFVVVLGLVFFASSASASSPSAPSPSAEVELICHTDNPSECYPKIFQPTEEFQLVHDDQELPPGLHVRLNINTGKKEAKINDPTEQNPELEGLPVDRSIVVVDSDEAAPAEAQIPKDAPKYEPVGVVKQPKQESGEFYTSLEYVKKGPHGSDLPMDEALEFLEDISHDIYYGLKITETFDTVKSLFCLMIDPKTPAPSEGAVPRDQQAAAIISGALQNNPTALEEVTKVWPQLMDSSCRSLHKAPQLKIRDGFYASFVRSSPENGAGDAANHDVLRAANKAKAQVAAIKGLIKSPTIRDDFIANKGMDRLLEVLAPEDAQWETAQRKTGQLVLDSFLDENMGADVGVWPLFKASEADRSKRVADRVSDENWKVAVKAIMEKNKGDSSHWSRDLYERLDAHEKAQLKLIGKDEL, encoded by the coding sequence ATGGCGTCGAGAAGATCAACCCGCACGTCTCTTCTTCCATTCACAATTTTCGTGGTCGTTCTCGGCCTCGTCTTTTTCGCATCATCAGCCTCCGCCTCATCACCGTCAGCGCCCTCACCATCAGCGGAAGTAGAGCTCATCTGCCACACCGACAACCCATCAGAATGTTATCCCAAAATCTTCCAACCCACGGAAGAGTTTCAATTAGTTCACGATGATCAAGAATTACCCCCCGGACTCCACGTACGCCTAAACATCAACACGGGCAAAAAGGAAGCCAAGATCAACGACCCAACCGAGCAGAACCCAGAACTTGAGGGCCTGCCCGTTGACCGCTCCATCGTGGTCGTGGACTCGGACGAAGCAGCACCTGCGGAAGCGCAGATTCCCAAGGACGCGCCAAAATACGAACCAGTCGGCGTGGTGAAGCAACCCAAGCAGGAGTCGGGCGAGTTCTACACGAGTCTCGAGTACGTCAAAAAGGGGCCCCACGGAAGCGACCTCCCGATGGACGAGGCCCTGGAGTTTCTCGAGGATATTTCTCACGACATTTACTACGGTCTCAAAATCACAGAGACCTTTGACACCGTCAAGTCCCTCTTCTGCCTCATGATTGACCCCAAGACACCCGCGCCGTCCGAGGGCGCAGTGCCCCGCGACCAGCAGGCGGCAGCCATCATCTCCGGCGCTCTCCAGAACAACCCCACCGCCCTCGAGGAGGTGACCAAAGTCTGGCCCCAGCTGATGGACTCATCCTGCCGCTCCCTCCACAAGGCGCCGCAGCTCAAGATCCGGGACGGCTTCTACGCCTCCTTCGTACGCTCTTCACCCGAGAACGGTGCCGGCGACGCAGCGAACCACGACGTCCTCCGCGCCGCGAACAAGGCCAAGGCGCAAGTCGCCGCCATCAAAGGCCTCATCAAGAGCCCCACCATCCGGGACGACTTCATCGCCAACAAGGGCATGGACCGCCTCCTCGAGGTCCTGGCACCCGAGGACGCGCAATGGGAGACTGCGCAGCGTAAGACCGGCCAGCTCGTGCTGGACAGCTTCCTCGACGAGAACATGGGCGCCGACGTTGGCGTCTGGCCCCTGTTCAAGGCCTCCGAGGCGGACAGGTCCAAGAGGGTTGCCGACCGCGTGAGCGACGAGAACTGGAAGGTTGCGGTCAAGGCGATCATGGAGAAGAATAAGGGCGATTCGAGCCACTGGAGCCGGGATCTGTATGAGAGGCTTGATGCGCATGAGAAGGCGCAGCTGAAGTTGATTGGAAAGGATGAGTTGTGA
- a CDS encoding NADH-ubiquinone oxidoreductase 17.8 kDa subunit, which translates to MQAIRTRAVCIARQSRLTGLRQSRTYASGGDHGHHHAHTVEEPIGNFFWAVVAIIPSAYAVYKITAPGKDGEPPYLTQKIHEAWHWQETWKERNALHTKAVEQAGFDRLLFFSTPANRDVDLRFPEAVSNFAARNVIAGSQTNLDHVIAHYKKQHLDEEERKAKKLAAQKQLTILQYAVVATDEDQDECLSFTCLILLGVLGAAIGFLNFCNHYSIIKYVPCSTDFLPIPGESQHLSSSQRAASWYLPSTIIYSASLLELILFCRLSPISSPSTDFVIHHNPHYPQDFLRYSSILLVNRPIVVLVEYLDISYTTHYTRHELYVVGIKMSLLPMPHMLSFIEGPRIAMRNYPIGAAIFQGPAMFREGLTMPAANAIKGLYREFCPRLEEVPMSRHIMNAMHHSILCEFMNTIGFMVFGNHLIPLDPNELLPFGDPNGNARFTGYYNDTISVFRATRDIAMGEEIRMCRPSFMCLCTLCSVPPPATALRLNPAAFPFFSTAGSATSSGAVDKERHVQADGCEDDEDGENGDNEESNESDQDEEEQETLEIPKRNKGKGKAVDMELDNGEGPSRPREEWQVRAEDQEEAPNLYSGTGNSPLSFRAALALPAPGSAGSRPRDPLTMNPATPSTGNQQQKKVAKSDSGGDAEHVEVVANRDGANDMAQNKKLGRTARFKLVLRKKFGIKDKREAGNNKDNQAEGEQIEDNQSGVKHPGDGEPATSEHQELAD; encoded by the exons ATGCAGGCCATTCGAACGCGGGCTGTCTGCATCGCGCGCCAGTCACGGCTGACTGGCCTGCGCCAATCGAGAACCTACGCCTCCGGAGGTGACCACGGCCACCACCACGCCCACACCGTCGAGGAGCCCATTGGC AACTTCTTCTGGGCCGTCGTCGCCATTATCCCGTCCGCATACGCCGTCTACAAGATCACCGCCCCCGGCAAGGACGGCGAGCCTCCCTACCTCACCCAGAAGATCCACGAGGCGTGGCACTGGCAGGAGACATGGAAGGAGAGAAACGCGCTGCACACCAAGGCCGTTGAGCAGGCCGGTTTCGACAGACTGCTCTTCTTCTCCACCCCTGCCAACCGCGATGTCGACCTCAGATTCCCCGA GGCCGTGTCCAACTTCGCCGCCCGCAACGTTATTGCCGGTTCCCAGACCAACCTGGACCACGTGATTGCCCACTACAAGAAGCAGCACCTCGACGAGGAGGAGCGGAAAGCAAAGAAGCTTGCCGCGCAGAAGCAG TTGACCATCCTCCAGTATGCTGTGGTAGCAACAGACGAAGATCAAGACGAGTGCCTTAGCTTCACTTGCTTGATCTTGCTTGGCGTCCTGGGGGCGGCTATTGGTTTCCTGAACTTCTG TAATCATTACTCTATTATCAAATATGTCCCGTGCTCCACCGACTTCCTTCCCATTCCTGGTGAATCTCAACACTTATCATCGTCACAAAGAGCAG CTTCCTGGTATCTGCCTTCCACCATAATTTACTCTGCTTCTCTTCTTGAACTCATCCTCTTCTGTCGCCTTTCTCCCATATCTTCTCCTTCGACAGACTTCGTCATTCATCACAATCCGCATTATCCCCAAGACTTTCTTCGTTATTCATCCATTCTTCTTGTTAATCGTCCCATCGTAGTGCTCGTCGAGTACTTAGACATTTCATACACAACCCACTATACACGACACGAGCTTTACGTCGTCGGCATCAAAATGTCGCTACTACCCATGCCTCACATGCTCAGCTTCATAGAAGGCCCGAGGATAGCAATGAGAAATTACCCAATCGGGGCTGCCATTTTCCAGGGCCCGGCCATGTTCAGG GAGGGATTGACGATGCCCGCTGCCAACGCAATCAAGGGGCTCTACCGGGAATTCTGCCCACGGCTGGAGGAAGTTCCCATGTCGCGACACATAATGAACGCTATGCACCATTCTATACTCTGCGAGTTCATGAACACCATTGGATTCATGGTATTCGGAAACCATCTCATACCTCTCGACCCTAACGAGCTTCTGCCTTTTGGAGACCCGAACGGAAATGCCCGGTTCACCGGATACTACAATGACACCATCTCTGTTTTCAGAGCCACAAGGGACATCGCCATGGGCGAGGAAATTCGGATGTGTCGTCCATCTTTCATGTGTCTCTGCACGCTATGCTCTGTTCCGCCACCAGCCACAGCCTTGCGGCTTAACCCCGCAGCCTTCCCGTTCTTTTCCACCGCTGGCAGTGCCACCAGTAGCGGAGCGGTCGACAAAGAAAGACACGTGCAAGCCGACGGGTGCGAGGATGACGAGGATGGCGAGAACGGCGATAACGAAGAAAGCAATGAAAGTGACCAAGACGAGGAAGAACAAGAGACCCTCGAGATTCCAAAGCGAAATAAAGGCAAGGGAAAAGCCGTTGATATGGAACTCGACAACGGTGAAGGTCCCAGCAGGCCCAGAGAAGAGTGGCAGGTCAGGGCAGAGGACCAGGAAGAAGCCCCAAATCTCTACTCTGGTACCGGAAATAGTCCCCTTTCCTTTCGAGCAGCCTTGGCGCTACCGGCTCCGGGGTCTGCAGGGTCAAGACCTCGTGACCCTCTGACAATGAATCCGGCCACCCCGTCTACTGGTAATCAGCAGCAAAAGAAGGTCGCCAAGTCCGACAGCGGTGGTGATGCAGAACATGTTGAGGTTGTTGCCAACAGGGACGGAGCGAACGATATGGCACAAAACAAGAAGCTAGGCCGCACAGCTAGATTCAAACTGGTCTTGAGGAAGAAATTTGGAATCAAAGACAAGCGCGAGGCCGGGAATAACAAGGATAACCAAGCTGAAGGCGAACAAATAGAGGACAACCAATCCGGTGTCAAACATCCTGGTGACGGCGAGCCGGCAACCAGCGAACATCAGGAGTTGGCAGATTAG
- a CDS encoding MYND finger, with amino-acid sequence MTELSSGIEVRGERGGAKGRSVHAARRFEPGDIMARFNNPAVVLPPGPRALEFCSHCLKQQQEDTPVTEKLRACTGCKTVAYCGPACQRANWSVVHKFECKAIQRLHKTKPADQPNWVPTPVRSAAQVMLRPKVMEKFEELEGNVESWQGREMVKLQLQARGVVMCLGGDEASVDLLESAFQVLCKIQTNAFSVSEDETDGIYLDTTLAMMNHSCSPNAMVQFDGRSASLRAMAFIEPGDEVEISYIDETHPKSKRHESLRSYYFDCKCFKCIEDLDEYQVAQKDPRVAKLNELSATPDIERFQHPQVADKDRLRQAIEVKKLLEIYTAQVRHTEPTAKHKWLRKAYKSASWFTENGRWAIEPFAQLLDKAAVYYGKTRGNHECALAIACLVAYEIEPYKHPIPFHNERIRGLTAIANELSHTAPEPEKLVKLARDMAAKKKFSAAGVRVLVDLDQVSMCQMVLSLINAYKDRTSKVHWDDVSMIRWMIAEIESLPGRDRENSLINAWIMDPKGMDQFFRYALVEPLKALSELGKAVLEVDLGEDRDLSAN; translated from the exons ATGACAGAATTAAGCAGTGGCATAGAGGTACGCGGCGAGAGAGGTGGCGCCAAGGGTCGCTCCGTCCACGCGGCACGCCGCTTCGAGCCGGGAGACATCATGGCCCGGTTCAACAACCCGGCCGTCGTGCTCCCCCCAGGCCCGCGCGCGCTGGAGTTCTGCAGCCACTGCCTCAAACAGCAGCAGGAAGACACTCCGGTCACAGAGAAGCTCCGCGCATGCACGGGATGTAAGACGGTGGCCTACTGCGGACCGGCTTGCCAGCGCGCCAACTGGTCTGTAGTACACAAGTTCGAGTGCAAGGCGATTCAGAGGCTTCACAAGACCAAGCCAGCGGACCAGCCGAACTGGGTGCCGACGCCGGTCCGGTCGGCGGCGCAGGTCATGCTACGGCCCAAGGTGATGGAGAAGTTTGAGGAGCTGGAGGGCAATGTGGAGTCGTGGCAGGGCAGAGAGATGGTCAAGTTGCAGCTTCAGGCGCGTGGGGTTGTGATGTGTCTGGGTGGCGATGAAGCTTCGGTTGACTTGCTGGAGAGTGCTTTTCAGGTTCTGTGCAAG ATTCAAACGAATGCTTTTAGTGTTTCAGAGGATGAGACTGATGGCATTTACTTGGACACAACACTGGCCATGATGAATCACTCATGCAGCCCTAATGCCATGGTCCAATTCGATGGCAGGTCAGCCTCACTCCGCGCAATGGCTTTCATCGAGCCCGGGGATGAGGTCGAAATATCTTACATCG ATGAAACGCATCCAAAGAGCAAAAGACATGAAAGCCTGAGATCGTATTACTTTGATTGCAAGTGCTTCAAGTGTATCGAAGACCTGGACGAGTATCAGGTCGCCCAGAAGGATCCGAGAGTTGCTAAGCTGAATGAGCTGAGTGCAACACCTGATATCGAGAGATTCCAACACCCTCAGGTGGCCGACAAAGACAGATTGCGGCAAGCCATTGAAGTCAAAAAGCTTTTAGAGATATATACGGCGCAAGTCCGTCACACAGAACCGACAGCAAAGCACAAGTGGCTGAGGAAGGCGTACAAATCGGCCTCGTGGTTTACCGAGAATGGTCGATGGGCCATTGAGCCCTTTGCTCAGCTCTTGGACAAGGCGGCAGTCTATTATGGGAAAACCCGGGGCAATCACGAATGCGCCTTGGCCATTGCCTGCTTAGTGGCGTACGAGATCGAACCGTACAAGCATCCCATCCCCTTTCACAACGAGAGAATAAGGGGTCTCACCGCCATTGCCAACGAGCTATCTCACACAGCGCCTGAACCGGAAAAGCTGGTAAAGCTGGCGAGGGACATGGCTGCGAAGAAGAAGTTCTCGGCCGCCGGCGTCAGAGTATTGGTGGATCTCGACCAAGTGTCAATGTGCCAGATGGTTTTGTCCTTGATCAATGCGTACAAGGATCGGACGTCAAAGGTCCACTGGGACGATGTTAGTATGATCAGATGGATGATTGCTGAGATCGAGAGCCTTCCGGGCCGAGACAGGGAGAACAGCCTGATCAACGCCTGGATCATGGATCCAAAGGGAATGGACCAGTTCTTCCGGTACGCTCTGGTAGAGCCGCTCAAGGCGTTGTCTGAGCTCGGAAAAGCTGTGTTGGAGGTGGACCTAGGCGAGGACCGCGATTTGTCCGCTAATTGA
- a CDS encoding translation initiation factor SUI1, producing the protein MTTIENLKTIDPFADADEGDADKQKKGQDYIHIRIQQRNGRKTLTTIQGLPKRFDQKKILKVIKKKFACNGTIVEDQDLGEVLQLQGDQRKAIHDFLIDKQEGLEMDSKLVKVHGF; encoded by the exons ATGACTACCATCGAAAACCTCAAGACCATCGACCCCTTCGCGGACGCGGACGAGGGCGACGCGGACAAGCAGAAGAAGGGCCAGGACTATATCCACATCCGTATCCAGCAGCGCAATGGCCGCAAGACCCTCACCACCATCCAGGGCCTGCCCAAGCGCTTCGACCAGAAGAAGATTCTCAAGGTCATAAAGAAGAAATTTGCCTGCAACGGCACCATTGTGGAGGACCAGGATCTCGGCGAGGTTCTGCAGCTTCAGG GTGACCAGCGCAAGGCTATTCACGACTTCCTCATCGACAAGCAGGAGGGTCTCGAGATGGACTCCAAG CTCGTCAAAGTCCACGGCTTCTAA
- a CDS encoding 40S ribosomal protein S15 gives MADDPEYNAEEAAELKKRRAFRKFQYRGIDLEALLDLDSEQLRDVVHARARRRINRGLKRRPMGLIKKLRKAKQEAKPNEKPDLVKTHLRDMIVVPEMIGSVIGIYSGKEFNTVEIKPEMVGHYLAEFSISYRPVKHGRPGIGATHSSRFIPLKYFEAYHLYDTTEGTSMDSDHL, from the exons ATGGCTGACGACCCCGAATAC AACGCCGAGGAGGCTGCCGAGCTCAAGAAGAGAAGAGCGTTCCGCAAGTTCCAGTATCGCGGAATCGACCTCGAGGC TCTCCTTGACCTCGACTCTGAGCAGCTCCGCGATGTCGTCCACGCCCGTGCCCGCCGGCGCATCAACCGCGGTCTCAAGCGCCGCCCCATGGGCTTGATCAAGAAGCTCCGCAAGGCCAAGCAGGAGGCCAAGCCCAACGAGAAGCCCGACCTCGTCAAGACCCACCTCCGTGACATGATTGTCGTCCCCGAGATGATCGGCTCCGTCATTGGCATCTACTCCGGCAAGGAGTTCAACACCGTCGAGATCAAGCCCGAGATGGTTGGTCACTACCTTGCTGAATTCTCCATCTCTTA CCGCCCCGTCAAGCACGGAAGACCCGGTATCGGTGCCACGCACTCTTCTCGTTTCATCCCCCTGAA GTACTTCGAGGCTTATCACTTGTACGATACCACTGAGGGCACCAGCATGGACAGTGATCATCTGTAA
- a CDS encoding exonuclease, with the protein MARIFELEAFATTRVYVWQSCYLPARAYLISVPVDWEGARGRGSLTVDAYLITHPADWLAPQNHLTMGINGRICAFHHASTIHRSAIRSTATDTGPPEPLPITIGSNWTRDIMGKRRRNRDEGGEGAIVASDDVPVITSQMDEATAEAETGNGENSSRESSSNTQSSGSLKRSAPGDDDEGWTKVERSSKKRKKVPREGSNNYPAITFSTSAKLFSKINLAMLRDLVLYIFADGTGPNWVSVSHRPNFRKIVVLMVPGLEEAMFKEGVNFDNYTSGPARNQDRTETTPDDYYPRALTADQLPVALQGFAKMFPHLWPVKAPGDDKYMKLHSPMGTFLTAPMPKNKDDRKGPKPAREPSGWKNERTRITEFLASLEELETAGHLIHPALIENEERKAAFKVPEGWAISKVDKLEDGEVPEAEIESGSVTAGRECLALDCEMCMTGENEYSLTRISVISWSGELIMDELVKPEKPIIDYVTRFSGITEEMLKPVTTTLKDIQQKLVELVTPRTILIGHSLESDLKALRFSHPFIVDTSLIYPHPRGPPLKASLKWLTQKYVNREIQKGGANGHNPIEDSRACLDLVRQKCEKGKLWGASDSQGENLFRRLARAGTAYKAQGGDAGGLVTGKTSAAVDWGEPSKGPGAGATYQIGCKSDADVVNGVIRAVKGDPDGLEIPGGGVDFVWGRMRELEALQGWWNKNRVESASSDGGPPPLDKTQFQGKLGGSPLEQCLARLSVSLQAIHESLPPCTAFIVYTGSGDPREMSRLQAIHTQWKREYNTPGKKWDQLSVKWTDEEEQALRRAVIKAQPLRLLQNKNATWLSIDLSGGLNMVRRRRTHERAFVHDTHSLGYDIENYGQLRENGALLFDEEPAIYIAVVGLNCLKRSIKMLKPSSDMFLVHPCATHMRGSESRAPNELGSALTPLSFSLTFDDLIGYPASGCGERYQPCAAPQPPAGLPRYLLGDAAARGWLNYKPVTSHLSTNSSPTNFYPSSLEIDLSQASSKPGFLPFTMSFMGGAECSTSGNPLSQFQKHVQDDKTLQRDRLVQRGPNALAGGFRSAGASTPQDEMMNGFLNKAPGLQQELPMQNGAVRIDPNQGVHLRANSTSPTWAGDFQNQAAMESAFQQPPGTQFSPEDFARFRQMNQQPSSARASPMPGQMAQQPRMGMGMGMGMGMGMGMGYNSMMGQPTFQPMYQQPMQQQQEDAKGKGKLVELDDNKWEEQFAQMELQEKEEQEAKAAEPELDEMDRAMQSETGFGDFESIWKGIQAETAAARGMVDDSTFDKFDSEDWGPDFTGMNGDWGRLGDPVIENYLFEEDNFFSEEKNAFEEGVRIMREGGNLSLAALAFEAAVQQNPQHTEAWVYLGSAQAQNEKETAAIRALEQALKQDPNNLAALMGLAVSYTNEGYDSTAYRTLERWLSVKYPQIIAPTDLHPMAEMGFTDRQQLHDKVTGLFIKAAQLSPDGEHMDPDVQVGLGVLFYGAEEYDKAVDCFTAALHSSELGASNQQEQLHLLWNRLGATLANSGRSEEAIAAYEKALSIHPNFVRARYNLGVSCINIGCHAEAASHFLAALNMHKAIEKSGRNMAYEILGGGEGSRGGANTAQLDEQIDRMTAQNRSTTLYDTLRRVFTQMGRRDLAEKTVAGVDPEIFRGEFDF; encoded by the exons ATGGCACGGATCTTTGAACTCGAGGCTTTCGCGACGACAAGAGTATATGTTTG GCAATCTTGCTATTTGCCTGCTCGTGCCTACCTCATTTCAGTCCCTGTCGACTGGGAAGGAGCTCGAGGCCGGGGGTCCCTGACAGTTGACGCTTATCTTATCACACACCCAGCCGATTGGCTCGCCCCGCAAAACCACCTAACAATGGGAATCAACGGTCGCATTTGTGCTTTCCAT CACGCCTCGACTATCCACCGCAGCGCAATTCGATCTACCGCCACCGACACTGGACCTCCTGAACCTCTGCCAATTACCATCGGCAGTAATTGGACGAGAGACATCATGGGGAAGCGCCGTAGAAATCGCGACGAAGGCGGAGAGGGTGCCATTGTCGCCTCCGATGATGTCCCCGTAATAACCTCCCAGATGGACGAAGCGACTGCCGAAGCCGAGACAGGAAATGGCGAAAACAGTTCTCGGGAGAGTTCCTCGAATACTCAAAGTAGTGGCAGCTTGAAGAGAAGTGCTCCTGGCGATGATGACGAAGGATGGACCAAAGTCGAGCGATCCAGCAAGAAACGCAAGAAGGTCCCCCGCGAGGGCTCCAACAACTATCCCGCAATTACCTTCTCCACGAGCGCAAAGCTGTTTTCCAAGATCAACCTTGCTATGCTTCGCGACCTTGTCTTGTACATATTCGCTGATGGAACGGGCCCGAACTGGGTTTCTGTCTCTCACCGACCAAACTTCAGAAAGATTGTTGTGTTGATGGTGCCTGGATTGGAGGAGGCCATGTTCAAGGAGGGGGTGAATTTTGACAATTACACATCTGGCCCAGCTAGGAACCAGGACCGGACGGAAACGACGCCCGACGATTACTACCCACGAGCTCTTACTGCAGACCAGCTGCCGGTTGCGCTGCAGGGATTTGCCAAAATGTTCCCCCACTTATGGCCTGTCAAGGCACCTGGTGACGACAAGTACATGAAGCTTCACTCACCCATGGGAACGTTTTTGACGGCACCGATGCCTAAGAACAAGGACGACAGAAAGGGCCCTAAACCGGCAAGAGAGCCTTCGGGATGGAAGAATGAGCGAACCCGTATTACCGAGTTCCTCGCATCACTCGAAGAGCTCGAGACTGCTGGCCATCTCATCCACCCAGCACTCATCGAGAACGAGGAGAGGAAAGCGGCCTTCAAGGTTCCCGAAGGATGGGCAATCTCTAAAGTTGACAAGCTCGAAGACGGCGAGGTGCCTGAGGCGGAGATCGAAAGCGGTAGCGTGACCGCTGGTCGAGAATGTCTCGCCTTGGATTGCGAGATGTGCATGACAGGAGAGAACGAATACTCACTTACCCGCATCAGCGTCATATCTTGGTCGGGCGAGCTCATCATGGACGAACTGGTGAAGCCAGAAAAGCCCATTATCGACTACGTCACCCGATTTTCCGGCATCACCGAGGAGATGCTGAAGCCAGTCACGACCACCTTGAAGGATATCCAACAGAAGTTGGTTGAGCTCGTCACTCCGCGGACGATCCTGATTGGACACTCGCTCGAGTCTGACTTGAAGGCCCTGCGATTCTCACACCCTTTCATTGTCGATACCTCATTAATCTACCCCCATCCTAGAGGGCCCCCTCTGAAGGCGTCATTGAAGTGGCTTACTCAGAAGTATGTCAACCGCGAAATCCAAAAAGGTGGTGCCAATGGACACAATCCCATCGAAGACTCCCGCGCCTGCCTTGATCTCGTCAGACAAAAGTGCGAAAAGGGCAAGTTGTGGGGCGCGTCCGATTCTCAAGGCGAGAACTTATTCCGGCGGCTAGCAAGAGCCGGGACCGCTTACAAGGCACAGGGCGGAGATGCAGGCGGCTTGGTTACCGGAAAGACAAGCGCTGCTGTAGATTGGGGCGAGCCGTCTAAGGGCCCGGGTGCTGGAGCAACCTATCAAATAGGCTGCAAGTCCGATGCGGACGTTGTCAACGGCGTCATCCGTGCTGTGAAGGGAGATCCTGATGGACTGGAGATCCCCGGTGGTGGTGTCGACTTCGTTTGGGGTCGGATGCGAGAGCTCGAGGCGTTGCAAGGGTGGTGGAACAAGAATCGGGTCGAAAGTGCCAGCAGCGACGGCGGCCCTCCTCCTTTGGACAAGACTCAGTTCCAAGGAAAGCTCGGCGGATCACCTCTTGAACAGTGCTTGGCCCGTCTGTCAGTCTCTCTTCAAGCTATCCACGAGAGCCTTCCGCCCTGCACGGCTTTCATTGTGTACACTGGCTCTGGGGATCCTCGCGAGATGAGCAGGCTTCAGGCCATACACACGCAGTGGAAGAGAGAGTATAACACCCCCGGAAAGAAGTGGGATCAACTGTCCGTCAAATGGACGGATGAGGAGGAGCAGGCTCTCCGACGCGCTGTTATTAAGGCTC AGCCACTGCGCCTCTTGCAAAACAAGAACGCCACATGGCTTTCTATAGATCTATCTGGAGGATTGAACATGGTCCGCAGACGGAGGACTCACGAACGAGCATTCGTACATGATACCCATAGCTTAGGTTATGACATAGAAAACTACGGGCAGCTGAGAGAAAATGGTGCCTTGTTATTCGATGAAGA GCCGGCTATCTACATCGCGGTTGTCGGATTAAATTGCCTAAAGAGGAGCATAAAGATGTTGAAGCCCAGCAGTGACATGTTTCTTGTACACCCATGCGCCACTCACATGCGCGGTTCGGAGTCCAGAGCTCCAAACGAACTGGGGTCAGCGCTCACCCCACTGTCGTTTTCTCTCACCTTTGATGACCTGATTGGTTACCCCGCCTCCGGCTGCGGAGAAAGATATCAACCGTGTGCCGCGCCTCAGCCCCCCGCCGGCCTGCCTCGGTATCTTCTCGGAGACGCAGCCGCTCGAGGTTGGCTGAATTACAAACCAGTCACATCCCACCTGTCTACCAACTCAAGCCCAACCAACTTTTACCCGAGCTCTCTAGAAATTGACCTTTCCCAAGCTTCTAGT AAGCCCGGCTTCCTACCCTTCACAATGTCATTTATGGGTGGCGCAGAATGCTCGACCTCCGGCAACCCCCTCAGCCAATTCCAAAAGCATGTCCAAGATGACAAGACTCTTCAGAGAGACAGACTGGTGCAAAGGGGCCCTAATGCGCTTGCCGGTGGCTTCCGAAGCGCCGGCGCAAGCACCCCGCAGGATGAG ATGATGAACGGTTTCCTTAACAAAGCCCCAGGTCTCCAGCAAGAGCTCCCCATGCAAAACGGCGCTGTCCGAATCGATCCGAACCAGGGAGTCCACCTCCGCGCGAACTCAACATCACCGACGTGGGCTGGTGACTTCCAGAACCAAGCCGCCATGGAGTCGGCATTCCAACAGCCCCCCGGAACCCAGTTCAGCCCCGAAGATTTTGCGCGCTTCAGACAGATGAACCAGCAGCCTTCATCGGCGAGGGCAAGTCCCATGCCGGGCCAAATGGCTCAACAGCCAAGAATGGGCATGGGTATGGGTATGGGTATGGGTATGGGCATGGGAATGGGATACAACAGCATGATGGGCCAGCCCACGTTTCAACCCATGTACCAGCAACCGATGCAACAACAACAAGAGGACGCCAAGGGAAAGGGAAAGCTAGTAGAGCTTGACGACAACAAGTGGGAGGAACAGTTCGCCCAGATGGAGTTgcaggagaaggaggagcaaGAGGCTAAGGCTGCGGAGCCTGAACTGGACGAAATGGACAGGGCAATGCAGAGTGAGACAGGTTTTGGCGACTTCGAATCAATATGGAAAGGAATCCAGGCTGAAACTGCTGCAGCAAGAGGCATGGTCGACGATTCGACTTTCGACAAATTCGACAGCGAGGACTGGGGTCCAGATTTCACCGGCATGAACGGCGACTGGGGCAGACTCGGCGATCCCGTCATCGAGAACTATCTCTTTGAAGAGGACAATTTTTTCAGCGAGGAGAAGAACGCATTCGAGGAGGGTGTCCGCATCATGCGCGAGGGGGGAAACCTCTCACTAGCGGCTCTCGCGTTCGAAGCTGCAGTCCAGCAAAACCCGCAGCATACCGAGGCGTGGGTGTACCTTGGCTCGGCGCAGGCACAAAACGAGAAGGAGACGGCGGCTATTCGCGCGCTTGAGCAGGCACTCAAGCAAGATCCCAACAACCTCGCCGCCCTCATGGGCCTGGCTGTCTCGTATACCAACGAGGGCTACGACAGCACTGCCTACCGCACACTCGAGCGGTGGCTTTCCGTCAAATACCCGCAGATTATCGCACCGACTGACTTGCATCCCATGGCGGAGATGGGCTTCACTGACCGGCAGCAACTGCATGACAAGGTTACCGGACTGTTCATCAAGGCGGCACAGCTCAGCCCGGACGGCGAACACATGGACCCCGACGTTCAGGTTGGTCTGGGCGTCCTCTTCTACGGCGCCGAGGAGTACGACAAGGCCGTCGACTGCTTCACGGCCGCCCTCCACTCCTCGGAACTCGGGGCTTCGAACCAGCAGGAACAGCTGCACCTGCTCTGGAACCGTCTGGGCGCCACCCTCGCCAACTCGGGCCGCTCCGAGGAGGCCATCGCGGCGTACGAGAAGGCGCTGAGCATCCACCCCAACTTTGTCCGCGCGCGTTACAACCTGGGTGTCAGCTGCATCAACATCGGGTGCCACGCCGAGGCGGCCTCGCACTTCCTCGCCGCGCTGAACATGCATAAGGCCATCGAGAAGAGCGGCCGCAACATGGCGTACGAGATTTTAGGCGGTGGCGAGGGCTCCAGGGGCGGCGCCAACACGGCGCAGCTCGACGAGCAGATTGACCGCATGACGGCGCAGAACCGGAGCACGACCCTGTACGATACCCTGAGGAGAGTGTTTACCCAGATGGGTCGCCGGGATCTGGCCGAGAAGACAGTTGCGGGTGTAGATCCCGAGATCTTTAGGGGCGAGTTCGACTTTTAG